One Candidatus Zixiibacteriota bacterium DNA segment encodes these proteins:
- a CDS encoding YfiR family protein translates to MSRPFSVILLVLVCTAAIGVPTTVHADKPTEYQLKVAYLYNFIKFVEWPTNVLSEDDTLLQICVLGENPFGPALDEMVSGKEISGRQISIVYAKTLAKLDSSHVVFVARSETDNLDKILEQLEGVSILTISDIDGFVQRGGIIGFLTEDNKIRFIINVDVAEKAGLQISSQLLRMSRSVDQER, encoded by the coding sequence ATGAGCAGACCATTCTCAGTAATCTTGTTGGTTCTCGTCTGCACAGCGGCTATTGGTGTTCCCACAACCGTTCATGCTGACAAACCGACCGAATATCAGCTGAAGGTGGCCTATTTGTACAACTTCATCAAGTTCGTGGAATGGCCGACGAATGTTCTGAGCGAGGATGACACACTCCTGCAGATTTGTGTACTCGGAGAAAACCCATTTGGCCCTGCACTTGACGAGATGGTCTCAGGAAAAGAGATATCAGGGAGACAAATTTCAATAGTCTATGCAAAAACTCTCGCGAAATTAGACTCCTCTCATGTCGTTTTTGTTGCCAGGTCTGAGACTGATAATCTGGATAAGATCCTAGAACAGTTGGAGGGAGTTAGTATACTGACAATCAGCGACATCGACGGCTTTGTACAGCGAGGTGGCATAATTGGATTCCTTACGGAAGATAATAAGATTCGCTTTATCATAAATGTAGATGTAGCAGAAAAGGCCGGATTGCAGATCAGTTCACAGCTGCTCAGGATGTCACGATCAGTTGATCAAGAGAGATGA
- a CDS encoding HAMP domain-containing protein: MNFRDSSLRNKLTMIAMIASIVGLTLSGAVFMIIDYHTLKATMVRNLETLSSVIGSNCTAAISFHNAEDASDVLTALKAEEHIIGAVIYGNDDLVLAYYARDDQAGDFRIPPVNEPCATFSDGTLSVYHTISLDDERIGTIYMQSDLRQVSSRMIQIGTAILLITAFCFVVVFVIISRLQRVVSQPILNLARTARIISQEKYYSARVDYESKDELGILVSGFNEMLVQIQKRDSELLESRDKLEERVRERTVELEEEIKVRKQAEQAINKSLKEKEILLKEVHHRVKNNLQIIMSLLSLQSNGINGSHIKEMFRDSQRRVKSMALIHEKLYQSENLAEIDLAEYIESLSKYLLSTITGNMNKIRMVTNVERITLGVDKAVPCGLIINELVTNSLKYAFNGRDSGQITITCKKLENDQISLSVADDGIGIPENMDYKNTQSLGLQLVNNLSNQLGAKIDLQAGLGYTCFNIVFKGADIGREEQQLKSAEDSYCRR, from the coding sequence ATGAATTTCAGAGATAGCTCCCTGCGAAACAAGCTGACGATGATTGCCATGATAGCATCGATTGTTGGTTTGACGCTGTCCGGTGCTGTTTTCATGATTATTGATTATCACACTCTGAAAGCCACGATGGTTCGCAATCTGGAAACTCTTAGCAGTGTTATAGGCTCCAACTGTACGGCCGCTATTTCGTTCCACAACGCCGAAGACGCCAGTGATGTTCTCACGGCTCTCAAGGCAGAGGAACACATAATTGGCGCTGTTATATACGGAAACGATGACTTGGTTCTGGCATACTATGCCCGGGACGACCAAGCTGGTGATTTCAGGATACCGCCAGTCAATGAACCCTGTGCGACATTCTCCGACGGCACCCTGAGCGTATACCACACTATCTCGCTGGATGATGAGAGGATAGGCACCATTTACATGCAGAGCGATCTCCGACAGGTCAGCTCTCGAATGATTCAAATCGGGACTGCAATACTCTTAATCACTGCATTCTGTTTTGTCGTGGTATTTGTCATCATATCGCGATTGCAACGAGTGGTTTCCCAGCCGATTCTCAACCTGGCCCGAACCGCGCGGATCATATCCCAAGAGAAGTACTACTCCGCCAGAGTTGATTACGAAAGCAAGGATGAATTAGGGATTCTTGTTTCCGGCTTCAACGAAATGCTGGTTCAAATCCAGAAGAGGGATTCGGAGTTGCTAGAAAGCAGAGACAAACTTGAAGAAAGAGTTCGCGAGCGAACCGTGGAACTTGAAGAAGAAATCAAAGTGCGAAAACAGGCCGAACAGGCTATCAACAAATCTCTCAAAGAAAAAGAGATCCTCCTAAAAGAGGTTCACCATCGAGTAAAAAACAATCTCCAAATAATCATGAGTTTGCTAAGTCTGCAATCTAACGGAATCAATGGATCACATATCAAAGAGATGTTCAGAGATAGCCAGCGTCGAGTCAAATCTATGGCCTTGATTCACGAAAAACTCTACCAATCGGAAAACCTGGCCGAGATTGATCTTGCGGAATATATTGAAAGCCTAAGTAAATATCTATTGAGCACCATTACCGGAAACATGAATAAAATCAGAATGGTCACCAATGTAGAACGAATTACTCTCGGTGTAGACAAAGCGGTGCCATGCGGACTCATTATCAATGAGCTTGTGACAAATTCTCTGAAATATGCATTCAACGGACGCGATAGCGGTCAGATTACCATAACTTGCAAGAAACTGGAGAATGACCAAATATCTCTGAGTGTCGCGGATGACGGAATCGGAATTCCGGAGAATATGGATTACAAGAATACCCAGTCCTTGGGTTTACAATTGGTGAATAATCTCTCAAATCAGCTCGGAGCGAAAATTGACCTCCAAGCGGGGCTTGGGTATACTTGCTTCAATATAGTA